Proteins encoded by one window of Cheilinus undulatus linkage group 13, ASM1832078v1, whole genome shotgun sequence:
- the zgc:136870 gene encoding GTPase IMAP family member 7 — translation MGSWNPPGTIVSHELNILLVGPRRTGKSSTGNTLLGQGSVFDTRGGVASTAASAITAGHQVTVIDAQGWGSSQESVPRDEKIELMRALSLCGLGGPHAILLVIPLLDFTEPERRAVERRMELLTPSVWRHTMVLFTCGDLLRGKGLSAEERIRSGGPALQWLMEKCRYRYHVFNNKASVSGEKDGKKAGGKQEQVIELLGKVEDLLQENGGWHFSLHMYQRMEEEWCRREQRLRAQLQAETAVGGVRTNQTTAETKINMEQRSETEEEDEEEEGDCPRKGQAKVEERNRGEDEEEGERMELSSLSSEEEEWDVSSDSGGEREESDDVKTGLMAPFRSNGGLRLALSPIRRPEATKDRKTVFNAARVN, via the exons ATGGGGAGCTGGAACCCACCAGGAACTATTG tttcACATGAACTAAATATTCTGCTGGTTGGTCCCAGGCGTACTGGCAAGAGCTCTACTGGTAACACCCTACTGGGCCAGGGATCGGTTTTTGACACCAGAGGAGGCGTGGCCAGCACAGCTGCCAGCGCCATAACCGCTGGCCATCAAGTGACTGTCATCGATGCACAAGGCTGGGGCTCCTCTCAGGAAAGTGTCCCCCGAGATGAGAAAATTGAACTGATGCGAGCGCTGTCTCTTTGTGGACTAGGAGGTCCTCATGCTATTCTGTTAGTGATCCCTCTGCTGGACTTCACTGAGCCTGAGAGGAGGGCAGTGGAAAGGAGAATGGAGCTTTTGACCCCATCAGTGTGGAGACACACCATGGTGTTGTTCACATGTGGAGACCTGCTCAGGGGGAAAGGGCTGAGTGCAGAGGAGAGGATCCGATCAGGAGGCCCTGCTTTGCAGTGGCTGATGGAGAAATGCCGCTACAGATACCATGTGTTTAATAACAAAGCATCTGTCAGTGGTGAGAAGGATGGGAAAAAAGCAGGAGGAAAGCAGGAGCAGGTGATAGAGCTGCTGGGTAAAGTGGAAGACCTGCTGCAGGAGAACGGAGGATGGCACTTCTCCCTGCACATGTAccagaggatggaggaggagtggTGCCGCAGAGAGCAgaggctgagagctcaactgCAGGCGGAGACAGCTGTGGGAGGTGTAAGGACAAATCAAACGACAGCAGAGACCAAGATAAACATGGAGCAAAGGTCAGAGACTGAAGAagaagacgaggaggaggagggagactGCCCAAGAAAAGGGCAAGCAAAGGTGGAGGAGAGGAATCGTggggaggatgaagaggagggagagaggatggagcTGAGCAGTCTGAGCAGTGAGGAGGAAGAGTGGGACGTGAGTTCAGACAgtggaggggagagagaggagagtgatGACGTAAAAACAGGACTGATGGCTCCATTTCGGTCTAATGGGGGTCTGAGGTTAGCCTTGAGTCCAATCAGAAGGCCTGAAGCAACGAAGGACAGAAAGACTGTTTTCAATGCAGCCAGAGTAAACTGA